In Carassius gibelio isolate Cgi1373 ecotype wild population from Czech Republic chromosome B2, carGib1.2-hapl.c, whole genome shotgun sequence, a single genomic region encodes these proteins:
- the LOC127950590 gene encoding C2 calcium-dependent domain-containing protein 4C — MWLLEKIRGSVEGNILRQGDSADKQSKAPTYSNVLTPDKIPDFFIPPKLVCCPPEEETPEMKPKNGLHSSSSEQTICCKTPQGSPRSPRLINKLAGDTKNLLKAANRHIIQIESADDLVVGEVGDLNTNADPQSQTAMSLPYVPKAQTSYGFATLMESPHTRRKESLFHSDPTSPLTSPNTQRKSQGNHLNPSDCNASHSNPYRYFSGGESDTCSSAESSPFNSPLLSRSASLIKMFTHETQAKVSRAKRSFGRHSSLSTDECSSVETSPNIQRRFRCPPSPAFRGRKHGGNMDRFTQHTVNLHKGGTLRICTDYDIDAARLHVRVLAAEALYDKQYDAKSINCCVALYLNPGKLQKQRSTIIKNSRNPVFNEDFYFDALPVVQVKNLAIKMKVVNKGTSLKRDTLLGEREVPLKELLSGI; from the coding sequence ATGTGGCTGCTGGAAAAGATCCGCGGTTCAGTAGAGGGAAACATTCTCCGGCAGGGAGACTCGGCTGACAAACAGAGCAAAGCCCCCACCTACAGCAACGTCCTCACCCCTGACAAGATTCCAGACTTCTTTATTCCGCCCAAATTGGTGTGCTGCCCTCCAGAAGAGGAGACGCCAGAAATGAAGCCAAAAAACGGGCTCCATTCTTCCTCGTCAGAGCAGACCATATGCTGCAAGACACCACAGGGCAGTCCGCGCAGCCCGCGTCTCATTAACAAGCTGGCTGGAGACACCAAGAACTTGCTCAAAGCTGCAAACCGCCACATCATCCAGATTGAGAGCGCAGATGACTTGGTGGTTGGGGAAGTAGGGGATCTCAACACAAACGCTGATCCCCAGTCTCAGACGGCCATGTCCTTGCCCTATGTACCCAAAGCACAAACCTCTTATGGTTTCGCTACGCTCATGGAAAGTCCTCACACGAGACGTAAAGAGTCCCTCTTCCATAGTGACCCCACAAGCCCGCTCACCTCGCCCAACACCCAACGCAAGTCACAGGGCAACCACTTAAACCCCAGCGACTGTAACGCCTCCCATTCCAACCCCTACCGGTACTTCAGTGGAGGGGAGAGCGACACTTGCTCCTCGGCTGAGTCCTCCCCGTTCAACTCCCCTCTGTTGTCCCGTTCCGCATCCCTCATCAAGATGTTCACCCACGAAACCCAAGCCAAAGTGTCCCGAGCCAAGCGCTCCTTCGGCCGGCACAGCTCTCTCTCCACAGATGAGTGCAGCTCTGTGGAGACAAGCCCGAATATTCAAAGGCGCTTCCGTTGCCCTCCTTCTCCGGCATTCCGAGGACGCAAACACGGGGGCAACATGGATCGCTTCACACAGCACACCGTCAACCTCCACAAGGGAGGAACGTTACGCATCTGCACAGACTACGACATTGACGCTGCCAGGCTTCACGTCCGCGTGCTGGCGGCCGAGGCCCTCTACGATAAGCAGTACGATGCAAAGAGCATCAACTGTTGCGTGGCTCTGTACCTGAACCCGGGAAAGCTCCAGAAACAGCGGAGCACTATTATCAAGAACAGCCGCAACCCTGTCTTCAACGAGGACTTCTACTTTGACGCCCTTCCGGTTGTGCAGGTGAAAAACCTCGCCATCAAGATGAAGGTAGTCAACAAAGGCACCAGTCTGAAGAGAGATACCTTATTGGGAGAGAGGGAGGTACCCCTGAAGGAGTTGCTTTCTGGGATCTAG